The Salvia miltiorrhiza cultivar Shanhuang (shh) chromosome 1, IMPLAD_Smil_shh, whole genome shotgun sequence genome has a window encoding:
- the LOC131006014 gene encoding CASP-like protein 5B2 isoform X2, translating to MKELFGSPGRKSGLMLRVGQCVFAAASIGVMASATAFSTITAFCYLIASMGLQVLWSFGLACLDVHALRSNKDLYNHILVSLFVVGDWASVHIKGDSSCEIIRRISSSIKILRRVGNFLNKLPKQT from the exons atgaaGGAGCTGTTTGGAAGCCCAGGGAGAAAAAGTGGGCTGATGTTAAGGGTTGGACAGTGTGTGTTTGCAGCTGCTTCAATTGGGGTTATGGCCTCTGCTACTGCCTTCTCTACTATTACTGCATTTTg TTACTTAATTGCATCAATGGGGCTTCAGGTTTTGTGGAGCTTCGGACTTGCCTGCCTCGACGTGCATGCTTTAAGGTCGAACAAGGATCTCTACAACCACATTCTCGTCAGCCTGTTTGTCGTTGGTGACTGG GCCTCAGTTCACATAAAAGGCGACTCCTCGTGTGAAATCATACGTAGGATTTCATCGTCTATCAAGATACTGAGACGGGTTGGAAATTTCTTGAACAAACTACCTAAACAGACTTGA
- the LOC131006014 gene encoding CASP-like protein 5B2 isoform X1, translated as MKELFGSPGRKSGLMLRVGQCVFAAASIGVMASATAFSTITAFCYLIASMGLQVLWSFGLACLDVHALRSNKDLYNHILVSLFVVGDWVTATLSLAAACSSAGVIVLFTRDTSICRVETKFSCGMFQISIAFAFASWFLVSISSCIMFWLVASM; from the exons atgaaGGAGCTGTTTGGAAGCCCAGGGAGAAAAAGTGGGCTGATGTTAAGGGTTGGACAGTGTGTGTTTGCAGCTGCTTCAATTGGGGTTATGGCCTCTGCTACTGCCTTCTCTACTATTACTGCATTTTg TTACTTAATTGCATCAATGGGGCTTCAGGTTTTGTGGAGCTTCGGACTTGCCTGCCTCGACGTGCATGCTTTAAGGTCGAACAAGGATCTCTACAACCACATTCTCGTCAGCCTGTTTGTCGTTGGTGACTGG GTGACTGCTACGCTGTCCCTGGCTGCTGCATGCTCGTCTGCAGGCGTGATCGTTCTGTTCACGAGAGATACGAGCATCTGCAGAGTGGAGACCAAATTCTCCTGTGGCATGTTTCAGATATCCATTGCTTTTGCTTTTGCTTCTTGGTTTCTTGTTTCCATATCTTCCTGCATCATGTTTTGGCTGGTGGCATCTATGTAG
- the LOC131005983 gene encoding uncharacterized protein At2g39795, mitochondrial-like, which produces MALNNVIRRASRVVPLAIRASAGSQRYLHNHRQGAAVLAAVNQPSRNFSPRVFSSVAVHHSNKPKSDESLLRVLKSELTCAIESQTEEEIEIPEAFPFQIEDQPGQQTITLIREYNGEKISVEVQMPELAGDDENEKEDDDEDDQQAITESLLPIVVKISKPNAPSLEFSCTASADDITIDSLSIKDPEVSEDQIAYEGPDFGDLDENLQKAFHKYLEIRGIKPSTTNFLHEYMMDKDNREYVGWLENLKKFVEA; this is translated from the exons ATGGCCCTAAACAACGTGATACGCAGAGCTTCGAGAGTCGTACCTTTGGCCATTAGGGCTTCCGCCGGAAGTCAGAGGTACCTGCACAACCACCGCCAAGGCGCAGCCGTTCTCGCCGCCGTCAATCAACCTTCACGCAATTTCTCACCGAGGGTATTTTCGTCGGTCGCTGTCCACCATTCCAACAAGCCCAAATCGGACGAGTCGCTCCTCCGAGTTCTCAAGTCCGAGCTTACGTGTGCTATCGAGAGTCAGACTGAAGAAGAG ATCGAGATTCCGGAAGCCTTCCCCTTCCAAATTGAAGACCAACCTGGACAGCAGACTATAACACTGATCAGAGAATATAATGGAGAAAAGATCAGTGTTGAAGTCCAAATGCCTGAGCTTGCCGGAGATGACGAGAATGAAAAGGAAGACGATGATGAGGATGATCAGCAAGCGATAACAGAATCTCTTTTACCAATAGTTGTTAAAATCTCCAAGCCCAATGCACCGAGCTTAGAGTTTTCTTGCACTGCTTCTGCTGACGATATTACTATTGATAGCTTGAGCATCAAGGATCCCGAGGTCTCTGAGGATCAAATAGCATACGAGGGACCTGATTTTGG GGATTTGGATGAGAATCTGCAGAAAGCCTTCCACAAGTATCTtgaaatcagaggaatcaaaccTAGCACGACAAATTTCTTGCACGAGTACATGATGGACAAGGACAACAGGGAGTACGTCGGGTGGCTGGAGAACTTGAAGAAGTTCGTTGAGGCTTAA